A single window of Microbispora hainanensis DNA harbors:
- a CDS encoding Ni/Fe hydrogenase subunit alpha → MTHKTVKVGGLTRVEGEGALLVRARDGRIEDLELRIYEPPRFFEALLRGRSHTEPPDITARICGICPVAYQMSACQAIEAACGVEVTGPLRDLRLLLYYGEWIESHTLHVYLLHAPDFLGYDSGIAMAADHRDLVQRGLALKKAGNDLVAAVGGRPIHPVNVRVGGFYRVPTRRELAPVAERLRRAREIALETVSWVAGFDFPEVEHDYRFLALRHPGEYAILSGDVVTSDGGSFAVRDWPEHVTEEQVPHSTALHARLDGSPGYLVGPMARYSLNSAQLSPLAREAAAAAGLGPVCRNPFRSIVVRAVEIVHAYDEALRLIDDLAEPGAPYVPVEPRAATGHGASEAPRGTLYHRYRIDADGVIREADIVPPTSQNQARIEADLRHLIEPRLDLPEEELAALCERAIRNHDPCISCSAHFLDLHVDAR, encoded by the coding sequence GTGACCCACAAGACGGTCAAGGTCGGGGGCCTGACCCGGGTGGAGGGGGAAGGCGCTCTGCTCGTACGCGCCCGCGACGGGCGCATCGAGGACCTGGAGCTGCGGATCTACGAGCCGCCGAGGTTCTTCGAGGCGCTGCTGCGCGGCCGGTCCCACACCGAGCCGCCCGACATCACCGCCCGGATCTGCGGCATCTGCCCGGTGGCCTACCAGATGAGCGCATGCCAGGCCATCGAGGCCGCCTGCGGGGTCGAGGTCACCGGCCCGCTGCGCGACCTGCGGCTGTTGCTGTACTACGGCGAATGGATCGAGTCGCACACGCTGCACGTGTATCTGCTGCACGCGCCCGACTTCCTCGGCTACGACAGCGGCATCGCGATGGCGGCCGACCACCGCGACCTGGTCCAGCGGGGGCTGGCGCTGAAGAAGGCCGGCAACGACCTGGTGGCGGCCGTCGGCGGCAGGCCCATCCACCCGGTGAACGTCCGCGTCGGCGGCTTCTATCGGGTGCCCACCCGCCGCGAACTGGCCCCCGTCGCCGAACGGCTGCGCCGCGCCCGCGAGATCGCCCTCGAAACCGTCTCCTGGGTCGCCGGCTTCGACTTCCCCGAGGTCGAACACGACTACCGCTTCCTGGCGCTGCGTCACCCCGGCGAGTACGCGATCCTCTCGGGGGATGTGGTGACCAGCGACGGCGGGAGCTTCGCCGTACGGGATTGGCCCGAGCACGTGACCGAGGAGCAGGTGCCGCACTCGACGGCGCTGCACGCCCGGCTCGACGGCTCCCCCGGTTATCTCGTCGGGCCGATGGCCCGCTACAGCCTCAACTCCGCCCAGTTGTCGCCGCTCGCGCGGGAGGCGGCCGCGGCGGCGGGCCTCGGGCCGGTCTGCCGCAATCCGTTCCGCAGCATCGTCGTGCGGGCGGTGGAGATCGTGCACGCCTACGACGAGGCCCTGCGGCTCATCGACGACCTGGCCGAGCCCGGCGCGCCGTACGTTCCGGTGGAGCCCCGCGCGGCCACCGGCCACGGCGCCTCGGAAGCGCCGCGCGGCACGCTCTATCACCGCTATCGCATCGACGCCGACGGGGTGATCCGCGAGGCCGACATCGTGCCCCCGACCTCGCAGAACCAGGCGCGCATCGAGGCGGATCTGCGGCACCTGATCGAGCCCCGGCTCGACCTGCCCGAAGAGGAGCTGGCCGCGCTGTGCGAACGGGCCATCCGCAACCATGATCCCTGCATCTCCTGTTCGGCGCACTTCCTCGATCTCCATGTCGACGCCCGGTGA
- a CDS encoding cation-transporting P-type ATPase has translation MEPAVRTLSGLTEEEAARRLAEHGPNEIPQPKPPNLLVRAARQLADPMSVLLLVAGLVTLLVLGEVPEGAAILAILLVNVVIGVAQETKADKAVRALHTLTAPMATVVRGDVARRIPAAEVVPGDIVTVAAGDRVPADARLVETSALAVDEALLTGESLSADKRAGGAAGPHVPLGDRTGEIFSGTLVVRGSGTAEVLRTGSGTEVGRIATALGGGGKGPLEIELGQVSRRIGLLAVAAGTLMVLIGLTRVSRGEATLIDIILAGVALAIAAVPESMAAAVTTALAMAAQRMARLGVIVRRLPAMEALGATTVIATDKTGTLTTGHLTVADHIAVPGADLWRAALRCNDARDGVGDAVDVALAEAAARHGVRLPPAETRLDARPFDAETRSMAVVTALDGGPPLLTVKGAPEVVLARCAPGGQTDRLAEAVPELARRGLRVLALAEGRTGDLDATGLRPVGLVALQDEIRASARQAVADCRGAGIRVVMVTGDHAETARAVAREVGIDPEPLVTGAAIEGDGGRARLPEAAVVARVDPEVKLDLVRALKERGEVVAMTGDGVNDAPALRHADVGVAMAGEEGTDVAREAAAVVVTNGELGTIVTGVREGRRLRHNVASMIGYLLAGNLAEILIVLTGLLVWPDLVVPLLPVHLLWINLVLDGIPAIALGVDRPAGDPLALRPRGDGLLSWRVLRRILVRSVVVAVLVFAIVETARRLGWSDEQVRTQAVLALVFARLTLAYVVRARRRTFERGWWHGRAVAAAVSATLLLQVLVTAVPVLGAPLALVPLPPLGWAMAVAAAVLTVLLCDALRTDGMRRGEARDRGRRRRVTAEPGGSGDGQHEPGRI, from the coding sequence ATGGAACCCGCTGTGCGGACCCTGTCCGGGCTGACCGAGGAAGAGGCCGCGCGCCGCCTGGCCGAGCACGGACCCAACGAGATCCCCCAGCCGAAGCCGCCCAACCTGCTCGTGCGGGCCGCCCGCCAGCTCGCGGACCCCATGTCCGTCCTGCTGCTCGTCGCCGGGCTGGTCACGCTCCTCGTGCTCGGCGAGGTGCCCGAGGGCGCGGCGATCCTGGCCATCCTCCTGGTGAACGTCGTGATCGGGGTCGCCCAGGAGACCAAGGCCGACAAGGCCGTGCGGGCCCTGCACACCCTCACCGCGCCGATGGCGACCGTCGTACGCGGCGACGTCGCACGCCGGATCCCGGCGGCCGAGGTCGTGCCGGGCGACATCGTCACCGTCGCGGCCGGGGACAGGGTCCCCGCCGACGCCCGGCTGGTCGAAACCAGCGCGCTCGCGGTGGACGAGGCGCTGCTGACGGGGGAGTCGCTGTCGGCCGACAAGCGCGCGGGCGGCGCGGCGGGCCCGCACGTGCCGCTGGGCGACCGCACCGGCGAGATCTTCTCCGGCACGCTCGTCGTGCGCGGCTCGGGCACGGCCGAGGTGCTGCGTACGGGATCCGGCACCGAGGTGGGGCGCATCGCCACCGCCCTCGGCGGCGGGGGCAAGGGGCCGCTGGAGATCGAGCTCGGCCAGGTGTCGCGGCGCATCGGCCTGCTGGCGGTCGCGGCGGGAACGCTCATGGTCCTCATCGGGCTGACCCGGGTGAGCCGTGGCGAGGCCACCCTGATCGACATCATCCTGGCCGGGGTGGCGCTGGCCATCGCCGCGGTGCCCGAGAGCATGGCCGCCGCCGTCACCACCGCGCTCGCCATGGCCGCGCAGCGGATGGCCCGCCTCGGAGTGATCGTACGCAGGCTGCCGGCGATGGAGGCCCTGGGCGCCACCACCGTCATCGCCACCGACAAGACCGGCACGCTCACCACCGGCCACCTGACCGTCGCCGACCACATCGCCGTTCCGGGCGCCGATCTGTGGCGGGCCGCGCTGCGCTGCAACGACGCCCGCGACGGGGTGGGCGACGCGGTCGACGTGGCGCTGGCCGAGGCCGCCGCCCGGCACGGCGTACGGCTCCCGCCCGCGGAGACCCGGCTCGACGCGCGGCCCTTCGACGCCGAGACCCGGTCGATGGCCGTGGTCACCGCGCTGGACGGCGGGCCGCCGCTGCTGACGGTCAAGGGGGCGCCGGAGGTGGTGCTGGCCCGCTGCGCGCCCGGGGGGCAGACCGATCGGCTGGCGGAGGCCGTGCCGGAGCTGGCCCGGCGGGGGCTGCGGGTGCTCGCGCTGGCGGAGGGACGCACGGGCGACCTCGACGCCACCGGGCTGCGCCCGGTCGGCCTGGTCGCGCTCCAGGACGAGATCCGGGCCTCGGCCCGCCAGGCCGTGGCCGACTGCCGGGGCGCCGGCATCCGGGTCGTGATGGTGACCGGCGACCACGCGGAGACCGCCCGCGCCGTCGCCAGGGAGGTCGGGATCGACCCCGAGCCGCTCGTCACCGGCGCGGCGATCGAGGGGGACGGCGGCCGGGCGCGGCTGCCCGAGGCCGCCGTCGTGGCGCGGGTGGACCCGGAGGTCAAGCTCGACCTCGTGCGGGCCCTGAAGGAACGCGGCGAAGTGGTGGCGATGACCGGCGACGGCGTGAACGACGCCCCGGCGCTGCGCCACGCGGACGTCGGCGTGGCCATGGCCGGAGAGGAGGGCACGGACGTCGCCCGCGAGGCCGCCGCCGTCGTGGTGACCAACGGCGAGCTCGGCACGATCGTGACCGGCGTGCGGGAGGGCCGCCGCCTGCGCCACAACGTCGCCTCGATGATCGGCTACCTGCTCGCCGGCAACCTCGCGGAGATCCTCATCGTCCTGACCGGCCTGCTCGTCTGGCCCGACCTGGTCGTGCCGCTGCTGCCGGTGCACCTGCTGTGGATCAACCTGGTCCTGGACGGCATCCCGGCGATCGCGCTGGGTGTGGACCGGCCTGCGGGCGACCCGCTCGCCCTGCGCCCGCGCGGCGACGGGCTGCTGTCGTGGCGGGTGCTGCGCCGCATCCTCGTGCGCTCGGTGGTCGTCGCGGTGCTGGTGTTCGCCATCGTGGAGACGGCCAGGCGGCTCGGCTGGAGCGACGAGCAGGTGCGCACCCAGGCCGTGCTCGCCCTGGTCTTCGCCCGCCTGACCCTCGCGTACGTGGTCAGGGCGCGGCGGCGGACGTTCGAGCGGGGCTGGTGGCACGGCCGGGCGGTGGCGGCGGCCGTGTCGGCCACGCTGCTCCTGCAGGTCCTTGTGACGGCGGTGCCGGTGCTCGGGGCTCCGCTGGCCCTGGTGCCGCTGCCGCCGCTCGGCTGGGCGATGGCCGTGGCCGCGGCCGTGCTCACCGTGCTGCTGTGCGACGCCCTGCGCACGGACGGGATGCGCCGCGGCGAAGCACGAGATCGCGGTCGCCGCCGAAGGGTCACCGCGGAGCCCGGCGGGAGCGGGGACGGGCAGCACGAACCAGGGCGAATCTGA
- a CDS encoding hydrogenase maturation protease: MSTPGDIVVIGLGGDGRGDDAAGLEVVRRLRGSVPPSVVLVESAADPAQLVEAWTGARLTVVIDAVSSGAPPGAVHRPAGVEGGPSWHGSSHSFGLADAVELGRALGRLPARLVVIGIEGADFTIGAPITPPVLSAIDALARELEQRLRQESA; encoded by the coding sequence ATGTCGACGCCCGGTGACATCGTGGTGATCGGCCTCGGCGGCGACGGCCGGGGCGACGACGCCGCCGGTCTGGAGGTCGTACGGCGGCTGCGCGGCTCGGTCCCGCCGTCCGTCGTGCTCGTGGAGAGCGCCGCGGACCCCGCGCAGCTTGTCGAGGCCTGGACCGGCGCCCGCCTGACCGTCGTGATCGACGCCGTCTCCTCGGGTGCGCCGCCGGGTGCGGTGCATCGACCGGCCGGCGTCGAGGGCGGGCCGTCCTGGCACGGCAGCTCCCACTCCTTCGGCCTGGCCGACGCCGTAGAGCTCGGCCGTGCGCTCGGCCGCCTGCCCGCCCGGCTCGTCGTCATCGGCATCGAAGGTGCGGACTTCACGATCGGCGCGCCGATCACGCCGCCGGTGCTGTCCGCGATCGACGCCCTGGCGCGGGAGCTGGAACAGAGACTCCGGCAGGAATCCGCGTGA
- a CDS encoding heavy metal translocating P-type ATPase, with translation MKRIALLAGTLGALIAGGVLHLLGAGPAGDALWAAGTVLALGPAVWWVASSLRAGRLGVDAIAVLALAGALAVREFLAGVLIAVMLTGGRVLEDYALRRARRDLTALYERAPRSARRYEEGVPRLIAAEEVRRGDRLLVPGGELVPVDGVVESGTALLDESALTGESLPVEHRVGESVAGGVVNAGQPFDMRATATAGDSAYAGVVRLAQETEAGSAPVVRLADRFAAWFLPATLLPAGGAWLMSGEPVRAVAVLVVATPCPLLLAAPAAIASGLSRTARRGVLVKGGGALETLGRARTLVLDKTGTLTEGRPQVMDVVAAPGGNPDEVLRLAAAVDQMSSHVLAAAIVRAARGRRLALPAPEDVSEVPGTGTSALVEGRRVSVGKATGARSSPWEDAQRARAALDGAMTVWITVDGQVSGVILLRDAVRGDAGRTLRRLRAAGIERIVMLTGDRAEVAETVAGVLGIDRVLAEQTPAAKVERVREEARRATTMMVGDGINDAPALAAADIGVAMGARGAAASAQVADVVLTADRLDRLADAMDVARRTRRIAVQSAGAGMALSLLAMAVAAAGALPPSAGAVLQEAIDVTVILNALRALRPIRGTRLPLDRPTSELLRRFEREHADLRRSLERIRDVADRLGRRDPREALADLRDVHAFLTCDLLPHEHDEEARLYPAMTRLLRDPEATVTMSRAHAEIDKLVRRLGRHLGLAADDGPRPEQLDDLRACLYGLYAVLTLHFAQEEEAYFSLASSSP, from the coding sequence ATGAAGCGGATCGCCCTGCTGGCAGGCACGCTCGGCGCCCTGATCGCCGGAGGTGTGCTCCACCTTCTCGGAGCCGGCCCCGCCGGTGACGCGCTCTGGGCGGCCGGCACCGTCCTGGCGCTCGGCCCCGCCGTCTGGTGGGTGGCCTCCTCCCTGCGCGCCGGCCGCCTCGGCGTCGACGCGATCGCGGTGCTCGCCCTCGCCGGTGCGCTCGCCGTACGCGAGTTCCTCGCGGGAGTGCTGATCGCCGTGATGCTGACGGGCGGCAGGGTCCTGGAGGACTACGCCCTGCGCCGGGCACGCCGCGATCTGACCGCCCTGTACGAGCGGGCGCCGCGGTCCGCTCGGCGCTACGAGGAGGGCGTCCCCCGCCTGATCGCAGCGGAGGAGGTGCGCCGGGGGGATCGGCTGCTGGTGCCCGGCGGCGAGCTGGTGCCGGTCGACGGCGTCGTCGAGTCCGGCACCGCGCTGCTGGACGAGTCCGCGCTCACCGGCGAGTCGCTGCCGGTCGAGCACCGGGTGGGCGAAAGCGTCGCCGGCGGAGTGGTCAACGCCGGGCAGCCGTTCGACATGCGTGCCACGGCGACGGCCGGCGACAGCGCCTACGCGGGTGTGGTGCGGCTGGCCCAGGAGACGGAGGCGGGCTCCGCCCCGGTCGTCCGGCTCGCGGACCGGTTCGCCGCCTGGTTCCTGCCGGCCACGCTCCTGCCGGCCGGAGGCGCGTGGCTGATGTCGGGCGAGCCGGTGCGGGCGGTGGCCGTGCTCGTCGTGGCGACCCCCTGCCCGTTGCTGCTGGCCGCTCCCGCGGCCATCGCCTCCGGCCTGTCTCGCACCGCCCGGCGAGGGGTCCTGGTGAAGGGCGGTGGCGCGCTGGAGACCCTGGGCAGGGCGCGGACACTCGTCCTCGACAAGACCGGCACGCTCACCGAGGGCCGCCCGCAGGTGATGGACGTGGTGGCCGCCCCCGGCGGAAACCCGGACGAGGTCCTGCGGCTGGCCGCCGCGGTCGACCAGATGTCCTCTCACGTGCTGGCCGCCGCGATCGTGCGCGCGGCGCGCGGGCGGCGGCTGGCCCTGCCCGCCCCCGAGGACGTGTCCGAGGTGCCGGGCACGGGCACGTCGGCGCTGGTCGAGGGGCGCCGCGTCAGCGTGGGCAAGGCCACGGGCGCGAGGTCCTCTCCCTGGGAGGACGCCCAGCGCGCACGCGCCGCCCTCGACGGCGCCATGACCGTCTGGATCACGGTGGACGGTCAGGTGAGCGGCGTGATCCTGCTGCGTGACGCGGTCCGCGGGGATGCGGGCCGCACGCTGCGGCGGCTGCGGGCCGCCGGCATCGAGCGGATCGTGATGCTCACCGGCGACCGGGCGGAAGTGGCCGAGACCGTCGCCGGCGTGCTGGGAATCGACCGCGTGCTGGCCGAGCAGACCCCGGCGGCCAAGGTCGAGCGGGTGCGGGAAGAGGCGCGGCGGGCGACGACCATGATGGTGGGCGACGGGATCAACGACGCGCCGGCGCTGGCCGCGGCCGACATCGGTGTGGCGATGGGAGCCCGCGGCGCGGCCGCCTCCGCTCAGGTGGCCGACGTGGTGCTGACCGCCGACCGGCTCGACCGGCTCGCGGACGCGATGGACGTGGCACGCCGCACGCGGCGGATCGCCGTCCAGAGCGCGGGGGCCGGAATGGCGCTGTCCCTGCTCGCCATGGCCGTCGCCGCGGCGGGCGCGCTGCCGCCCAGCGCCGGCGCCGTGCTTCAGGAGGCCATCGACGTCACGGTGATCCTCAACGCCCTTCGCGCGCTGCGCCCGATCCGGGGGACCCGGCTGCCCCTTGACCGGCCGACATCCGAGTTGCTGCGCCGTTTCGAGCGAGAACACGCCGATCTGCGCCGGTCGCTCGAACGCATCCGTGACGTGGCCGACCGCCTGGGCCGGCGCGACCCCCGCGAAGCGCTGGCGGACCTCCGTGACGTCCACGCGTTCCTGACTTGCGATCTCCTGCCGCACGAGCACGACGAGGAGGCGCGGCTGTATCCGGCCATGACGCGGCTCCTGCGCGACCCGGAGGCAACGGTCACCATGAGCAGGGCCCACGCCGAGATCGACAAGCTCGTCCGCCGGTTGGGCCGTCACCTCGGCCTCGCCGCCGACGACGGTCCGCGCCCGGAACAACTCGACGACCTGCGGGCCTGCCTGTACGGCCTGTACGCCGTGCTGACCCTTCACTTCGCTCAGGAGGAGGAGGCCTATTTCTCCCTCGCCTCCAGCTCTCCGTGA
- a CDS encoding cation-translocating P-type ATPase C-terminal domain-containing protein has protein sequence MPLPLTVLQLLAIDLGTETLPAIALGREPAEPGLMNRPPRRRSEGVIQGAMLARAWGVLGGVSAALVLGAFFGTLLLGRWHPGAATGPGSALHHTWQQATTMTFLGIVVCQIGTAFAARTHTASLRAIGVTSNRLLLWGIAFEIVFAAVIVLVPPFRAVFGTAPPEPAQLVLLVPFPFVVWGVDEMWRWRRRRARTRSRTTLPGG, from the coding sequence ATCCCGCTGCCGCTCACCGTGCTCCAGCTCCTCGCGATCGACCTGGGCACCGAAACCCTGCCCGCGATCGCCCTGGGCCGCGAACCCGCCGAACCCGGCCTGATGAACCGCCCGCCCCGGCGCCGATCCGAGGGGGTGATCCAGGGCGCCATGCTGGCCCGTGCCTGGGGCGTGCTCGGCGGAGTGTCGGCGGCTCTGGTGCTCGGAGCCTTCTTCGGCACGCTCCTGCTGGGCCGCTGGCATCCGGGCGCGGCCACGGGACCCGGCTCGGCGCTGCACCACACCTGGCAGCAGGCCACCACCATGACCTTCCTGGGCATCGTGGTCTGCCAGATCGGCACCGCCTTCGCCGCACGCACCCACACGGCGTCCCTGCGGGCCATCGGCGTGACCAGCAACCGGCTGCTGCTGTGGGGGATCGCGTTCGAGATCGTCTTCGCCGCCGTGATCGTCCTCGTGCCGCCGTTCCGCGCCGTTTTCGGCACGGCGCCGCCCGAGCCGGCTCAGCTCGTGCTCCTCGTGCCCTTCCCCTTCGTCGTGTGGGGTGTCGACGAGATGTGGCGATGGAGACGCCGTCGCGCACGCACCCGGTCACGCACCACCCTGCCTGGCGGTTAG